One segment of Struthio camelus isolate bStrCam1 chromosome 27, bStrCam1.hap1, whole genome shotgun sequence DNA contains the following:
- the LOC138062419 gene encoding E3 ubiquitin-protein ligase Topors-like, translating to PDATCPICLDTLDNVAYIKPCFHKFCFSCVFRWSKTKAECPLCKQAFRSILHTVVAEDDYQEHVIRPPEDGSVASHQQQRAPHRPAIRRRRHPAAHPQQPSPSPQMRPSPQNSSRLEGTRRHTRQRQREGGLLEPRQRLSPQRQARADRRPQGHAAATEEETLNFRRSLYRTGMRVQRAPDGGHPQDISADFFCRSPASIQRLLPWLQRELRVLFGVHQTLLTVTELIVLTNLRRYDLDSQAFAEDLELLLLSRTEQFLHELISFARCSCSMETYDQQAMYGYRAPSRHEGSPSASLSLAAAAGTARTPVPAQSPSRASSPGLTELPGPSYAIPHELAAATQSETLQVQFSDMLPN from the coding sequence ccagacgctacgtgtcccatctgcctggacaccttggacaacgtggcctacataaaaccttgcttccataagttttgctttagttgtgtgttccggtggtcgaaaacaaaggccgaatgcccgctgtgcaagcaggctttccgatcaattctgcacacagtggtggcagaagatgactaccaggagcatgtcatcaggccccccgaagatggttctgttgccagccatcagcaacagagagctcctcaccgccctgccatccggaggcgccgtcaccctgcagctcacccgcagcagccttccccttctcctcagatgcgaccctctccgcagaacagcagcaggctggagggaacccggaggcacaccaggcagaggcagagagagggagggctgctggagccacgccagaggctgtccccacagaggcaggccagggctgacaggagacCTCAGGGGCATGCGGCAGCGACGGAGGAGGAGACGCTGAACTTCCGCCGCTCTCTGTACCGCACAGGGATGCGCGTGCAAAGGGCTCCCGATGGCGGCCACCCCCAGGACATCTCGGCAGACTTCttctgccgcagcccggccagcattcagagactgctgccctggctgcagcgggaactgagagtcctctttggagtccaccagacattgctaactgtcacggagctcattgtcctgacaaacctgaggaggtacgacctggacagtcaggcctttgctgaggacttagagctgcttctgctgagtcgcaccgagcagttcctccacgagctcatcagctttgcccgctgctcgtgcagcatggagacctacgaccagcaggccatgtatggctaccgtgctcccagccggcacgaaggaagcccctcagcctcattgagcctggcagctgctgcagggacggcccggactcctgtgccagcccagagcccatcccGAGCTAGTAGCCCTGGGCTCACGGAGCTTCCTGGCCCCTCGTACGCCATCCCCCACGAGCTTGCCGCAGCCACAca